A stretch of the Euleptes europaea isolate rEulEur1 chromosome 14, rEulEur1.hap1, whole genome shotgun sequence genome encodes the following:
- the WDR31 gene encoding WD repeat-containing protein 31 isoform X1 produces the protein MRILARRLMAAGSKVIVCSLFIPGILAGLSALLSAYSRDIMGKLQSKIRNRASKYRAEEENPPAKTVLQYSPAHGDAVASVDSLPPDLCLSGGKDKTVVVYNWRCGTVVRRFLGHEREVTKVTGLPHSNWLFSASRDKTVLLWELRGTSGPTQCFSGHDLVVTGLAVSPAFRQLCTGSRDNTVCMWDIETGDCLHRAAISRNLVTHVCWIPGEPYVIQTSEDKTVRIWDTRELQVAHSFPAKQHIQTSCDVSPDGRYCVSSSSGFGGEGCEATLWDLRQTRSSVREFRGHFQTTASCIFLPKGLTTFPAVATSSDDGTIKMWSQETGACLTTTFLEGAGPLPSLSACETGGLLCASSNSGIHLLRVSSTKALELQEVAKF, from the exons ATGAGAATCCTGGCCAGAAGGCTGATGGCTGCAGGTTCCAAAGTCATTGTTTGCTCACTGTTCATT CCAGGGATTCTTGCCGGGCTAAGCGCTCTCCTTTCTGCTTACTCAAGGGATATCATGGGGAAACTGCAGAGCAAAATTCGCAACAGGGCCTCTAAATACAG GGCTGAGGAAGAGAACCCACCTGCCAAGACGGTTCTGCAGTACAGCCCTGCTCACGGGGATGCTGTGGCTTCTGTGGATTCCCTCCCACCAGACCTGTGCCTGTCAGGAGGAAAAGACAAG ACAGTTGTTGTATACAACTGGAGATGTGGCACTGTGGTTAGGCGGTTTCTGGGACACGAACGGGAAGTCACAAAG GTCACCGGCCTCCCCCATTCCAACTGGCTTTTCAGTGCTTCCCGAGACAAAACGGTGCTGCTGTGGGAGTTGCGTGGCACTTCTGGGCCGACCCAATGTTTCTCAGGACACGATCTTGTAGTCACCGGTTTGGCTGTTAGCCCAG CTTTCCGACAGCTCTGCACGGGTTCCCGTGACAACACCGTCTGCATGTGGGACATAGAGACAGGCGACTGCTTGCACAGAGCCGCCATTTCAAGGAACCTG GTAACACACGTATGCTGGATTCCTGGCGAGCCATATGTCATCCAGACCTCAGAGGATAAAACAGTCAG GATCTGGGACACCCGGGAGCTGCAGGTGGCGCATTCCTTTCCTGCCAAACAGCACATCCAGACATCCTGCGACGTGAGCCCAGATGGGCGTTACTGCGTCAGCAGCAGCTCCGGATTTGGTGGGGAAGGCTGCGAAGCCACG CTCTGGGACCTGCGGCAGACGAGGAGCAGCGTGCGCGAGTTCCGGGGCCACTTCCAAACCACGGCGTCTTGCATCTTCCTCCCTAAAGGCCTCACCACCTTCCCTGCTGTTGCCACTTCATCAGATGATGGCACGATAAAAATGTGGAGCCAGGAGACTGGAG CCTGCCTCACCACCACCTTCCTCGAAGGGGCTGGGCCTCTGCCTTCGCTATCCGCCTGCGAGACAGGTGGCCTCCTCTGCGCCAGCTCCAACTCTGGGATTCATTTGCTGCGAGTCAGTTCCACAAAAGCACTGGAGCTACAGGAGGTGGCCAAGTTCTGA
- the WDR31 gene encoding WD repeat-containing protein 31 isoform X2 yields MGKLQSKIRNRASKYRAEEENPPAKTVLQYSPAHGDAVASVDSLPPDLCLSGGKDKTVVVYNWRCGTVVRRFLGHEREVTKVTGLPHSNWLFSASRDKTVLLWELRGTSGPTQCFSGHDLVVTGLAVSPAFRQLCTGSRDNTVCMWDIETGDCLHRAAISRNLVTHVCWIPGEPYVIQTSEDKTVRIWDTRELQVAHSFPAKQHIQTSCDVSPDGRYCVSSSSGFGGEGCEATLWDLRQTRSSVREFRGHFQTTASCIFLPKGLTTFPAVATSSDDGTIKMWSQETGACLTTTFLEGAGPLPSLSACETGGLLCASSNSGIHLLRVSSTKALELQEVAKF; encoded by the exons ATGGGGAAACTGCAGAGCAAAATTCGCAACAGGGCCTCTAAATACAG GGCTGAGGAAGAGAACCCACCTGCCAAGACGGTTCTGCAGTACAGCCCTGCTCACGGGGATGCTGTGGCTTCTGTGGATTCCCTCCCACCAGACCTGTGCCTGTCAGGAGGAAAAGACAAG ACAGTTGTTGTATACAACTGGAGATGTGGCACTGTGGTTAGGCGGTTTCTGGGACACGAACGGGAAGTCACAAAG GTCACCGGCCTCCCCCATTCCAACTGGCTTTTCAGTGCTTCCCGAGACAAAACGGTGCTGCTGTGGGAGTTGCGTGGCACTTCTGGGCCGACCCAATGTTTCTCAGGACACGATCTTGTAGTCACCGGTTTGGCTGTTAGCCCAG CTTTCCGACAGCTCTGCACGGGTTCCCGTGACAACACCGTCTGCATGTGGGACATAGAGACAGGCGACTGCTTGCACAGAGCCGCCATTTCAAGGAACCTG GTAACACACGTATGCTGGATTCCTGGCGAGCCATATGTCATCCAGACCTCAGAGGATAAAACAGTCAG GATCTGGGACACCCGGGAGCTGCAGGTGGCGCATTCCTTTCCTGCCAAACAGCACATCCAGACATCCTGCGACGTGAGCCCAGATGGGCGTTACTGCGTCAGCAGCAGCTCCGGATTTGGTGGGGAAGGCTGCGAAGCCACG CTCTGGGACCTGCGGCAGACGAGGAGCAGCGTGCGCGAGTTCCGGGGCCACTTCCAAACCACGGCGTCTTGCATCTTCCTCCCTAAAGGCCTCACCACCTTCCCTGCTGTTGCCACTTCATCAGATGATGGCACGATAAAAATGTGGAGCCAGGAGACTGGAG CCTGCCTCACCACCACCTTCCTCGAAGGGGCTGGGCCTCTGCCTTCGCTATCCGCCTGCGAGACAGGTGGCCTCCTCTGCGCCAGCTCCAACTCTGGGATTCATTTGCTGCGAGTCAGTTCCACAAAAGCACTGGAGCTACAGGAGGTGGCCAAGTTCTGA
- the LOC130486828 gene encoding RING finger protein 223-like, with protein sequence MDISATPANPTGQEETEASTPECPVCYLAYNNVFNTPLLLPCSHTFCLECLARLCAFLKPNQTFRCPLCRESIPLPQEGVPSLPANVEVIQQFPPWMRELEQVWMEGFRLCWLKKLPGKSKEQDAEMVVTVDLYKAIAQDNLPQNFISTHPSRSVYRGMCRLLLENYSSVICAAAVFFVVVMLPMALFLGLRRD encoded by the coding sequence ATGGACATTTCTGCTACTCCTGCAAACCCAACTGGGCAAGAGGAAACGGAGGCATCCACTCCTGAGTGTCCTGTTTGCTACCTCGCCTATAACAATGTGTTCAACACCCCTTTGCTTTTGCCATGTTCTCATACTTTCTGCTTGGAGTGCCTGGCCAGGCTGTGTGCCTTCCTGAAGCCGAACCAGACCTTTCGGTGCCCCCTCTGCCGAGAGAGCATCCCTCttccccaggaaggggtccccaGCCTCCCAGCTAACGTGGAGGTCATCCAGCAGTTCCCTCCGTGGATGCGAGAACTCGAACAGGTCTGGATGGAAGGATTTCGCCTGTGCTGGCTGAAAAAGCTCCCAGGGAAGTCTAAAGAGCAGGACGCGGAGATGGTCGTGACAGTGGACTTGTACAAAGCCATTGCCCAAGACAATCTGCCCCAGAACTTCATCAGCACTCATCCTTCCAGATCTGTGTATAGGGGGATGTGTCGTCTTCTATTGGAAAACTACTCCTCTGTTATCTGTGCTGCTGCTGTGTTCTTTGTGGTAGTGATGCTGCCCATGGCTCTGTTTCTTGGGTTGCGCCGTGACTAG
- the LOC130487469 gene encoding E3 ubiquitin-protein ligase RNF183-like, which yields MTEKQSQGPAADCPVCWNPYDNTFRTPKVLQCQHSFCIECLAHLSLVSTVRNRLQCPLCRHPTVLPSDQTITELPTNDAVLRLLRLEPNHIILEGRQLCLKEQRKSRYFLRQPRVYTLDLGPETDSSTASRQDLTPVGSTTTTTTTLPNSSPLLNCVRDPQLRIFTYLMAIILSVTLLLIFSIFWTKQIFWGMG from the coding sequence ATGACCGAGAAGCAGAGCCAAGGGCCAGCAGCAGACTGCCCGGTTTGCTGGAACCCCTACGACAACACCTTCCGCACACCCAAGGTGCTCCAGTGCCAGCACTCCTTCTGCATTGAGTGCCTGGCTCACCTGAGCCTAGTGTCTACGGTGCGGAACCGGCTTCAGTGCCCACTCTGCCGCCACCCTACTGTGCTCCCCTCCGACCAGACCATTACTGAACTACCCACTAACGATGCCGTCTTGCGGCTGCTGCGCCTGGAGCCCAACCACATCATCCTAGAAGGCCGGCAGCTGTGCCTTAAGGAGCAGCGCAAGAGCAGATACTTCTTGCGCCAGCCGAGGGTCTACACCCTCGACCTTGGCCCAGAGACGGACTCCAGCACTGCAAGCCGCCAGGACCTGACCCCTGTGGGGAGCACTAccaccacaaccaccaccctgcccAATAGCTCCCCACTCCTGAACTGCGTCCGTGACCCCCAGCTTCGCATTTTCACCTACTTAATGGCCATCATCTTGAGTGTGACTTTGCTACTCATTTTCTCCATCTTCTGGACCAAGCAGATCTTCTGGGGCATGGGTTGA